One stretch of Mangifera indica cultivar Alphonso chromosome 9, CATAS_Mindica_2.1, whole genome shotgun sequence DNA includes these proteins:
- the LOC123226156 gene encoding uncharacterized protein LOC123226156 isoform X1, translated as MKSILASRLVDSQPLLPRLIKMAAAFKNGRLLSTSSNKGDGTLGDKSPSMEKILVFGGNGFVGSHICREALERGLTVHSLSTSGRPSYQDSWTNSIVWHQGDLLSPDSLKSALTGVTSVILKHAKLLSKIQLIGPLFIPLVHVTSVAKVAVTAAMDPPFPPGIIDIHGILQLAHQKSA; from the exons ATGAAGTCGATTCTCGCTTCACGTTTGGTTGATTCACAGCCTTTGCTTCCTAGACTCAT TAAAATGGCTGCTGCGTTCAAAAATGGGAGACTGTTGTCAACTAGTTCAAACAAGGGAGATGGGACACTAGGTGACAAGTCGCCTTCAATGGAGAAG ATACTTGTTTTTGGTGGAAACGGCTTTGTTGGTTCGCATATCTGTAGGGAAGCTCTAGAGCGTGGTTTGACCGTGCATAGCCTTAGCAC GTCTGGTAGGCCATCTTATCAGGATTCTTGGACCAACAGCATTGTCTGGCATCAAG GAGATCTGCTTTCGCCTGACTCATTGAAGAGTGCATTGACTGGAGTGACCTCTGTG ATTCTTAAGCATGCCAAACTGCTGTCTAAAATTCAGCTAATTGGTCCACTGTTTATACCTCTAGTCCATGTAACATCCGTGGCTAAGGTAGCTGTAACCGCTGCGATGGATCCACCCTTCCCTCCTGGCATCATCGACATACATGGTATACTACAACTTGCCCACCAAAAATCAGCTTAG
- the LOC123226156 gene encoding uncharacterized protein LOC123226156 isoform X2: MKSILASRLVDSQPLLPRLISNKGDGTLGDKSPSMEKILVFGGNGFVGSHICREALERGLTVHSLSTSGRPSYQDSWTNSIVWHQGDLLSPDSLKSALTGVTSVILKHAKLLSKIQLIGPLFIPLVHVTSVAKVAVTAAMDPPFPPGIIDIHGILQLAHQKSA; encoded by the exons ATGAAGTCGATTCTCGCTTCACGTTTGGTTGATTCACAGCCTTTGCTTCCTAGACTCAT TTCAAACAAGGGAGATGGGACACTAGGTGACAAGTCGCCTTCAATGGAGAAG ATACTTGTTTTTGGTGGAAACGGCTTTGTTGGTTCGCATATCTGTAGGGAAGCTCTAGAGCGTGGTTTGACCGTGCATAGCCTTAGCAC GTCTGGTAGGCCATCTTATCAGGATTCTTGGACCAACAGCATTGTCTGGCATCAAG GAGATCTGCTTTCGCCTGACTCATTGAAGAGTGCATTGACTGGAGTGACCTCTGTG ATTCTTAAGCATGCCAAACTGCTGTCTAAAATTCAGCTAATTGGTCCACTGTTTATACCTCTAGTCCATGTAACATCCGTGGCTAAGGTAGCTGTAACCGCTGCGATGGATCCACCCTTCCCTCCTGGCATCATCGACATACATGGTATACTACAACTTGCCCACCAAAAATCAGCTTAG